The Mycolicibacterium hassiacum DSM 44199 genome includes a window with the following:
- a CDS encoding tetratricopeptide repeat protein gives MVINGGGDNMRGVSGRAVAEEGNPGDQHRRTVERLRSAIASEPHNPELLIRYAELLYSLADYAAAGQAVYSALGIVPVDERAMKLYARVLFSQGRLGEAVAMAEMAANAYARSADAQFLYAWMLAACRRDAAAVWAIDRAIRCNRNVVDYWLLRAELSIGSSVRPERYRTMKLYCGWIPTTVGQRTIWRSVGRSSSGSPRPFTGWCGHIS, from the coding sequence GTGGTCATCAACGGCGGAGGCGACAACATGCGCGGTGTGTCAGGTCGCGCCGTTGCCGAGGAGGGAAATCCCGGCGACCAGCACCGGCGGACCGTCGAGAGACTTCGGTCGGCGATCGCAAGCGAACCGCACAACCCCGAGTTGCTGATCCGCTATGCGGAGTTGCTGTACTCGCTCGCCGATTACGCCGCTGCGGGCCAGGCAGTCTACTCCGCGCTCGGGATAGTTCCCGTCGATGAGCGGGCGATGAAACTCTATGCGCGCGTTCTGTTCAGCCAAGGGCGTCTTGGCGAAGCCGTGGCAATGGCCGAGATGGCCGCGAACGCGTATGCACGTTCGGCCGACGCGCAGTTCCTCTACGCATGGATGCTGGCGGCGTGCCGGCGTGACGCAGCGGCAGTCTGGGCAATCGATCGCGCTATTCGATGCAACCGCAACGTGGTCGACTATTGGCTGCTGCGCGCGGAGCTGTCTATCGGCAGTTCGGTCCGGCCGGAGCGATACCGAACTATGAAGTTGTACTGCGGTTGGATCCCAACAACTGTTGGGCAGCGCACGATCTGGCGGTCTGTCGGGCGCAGCAGCTCTGGTTCGCCGAGGCCGTTCACGGGTTGGTGCGGGCATATCAGCTGA
- the istB gene encoding IS21-like element helper ATPase IstB codes for MTTTHRGATDPIGADLLRLLKALKLGAMADTLPERAALARQHKLSHIGFLETLLADEVSRRESRSAALRAAKAGLDPTMRFDTWTAHEDLRYDRTLLGDLTSLRFLDAGQSAIVLGPVGVGKTHLATALGHMAIRRRHTVVFGRADKLFTRLRAARLDHTVEAEIRRLAAVDVLIIDDFALRPLDATETSDFYEIVVERHRTKTTIVTSNREPAEWLTMTADTLLAQSAIDRLTSAAHTLVIEGPSYRQRTRPQLDPGPDDEHPQ; via the coding sequence ATGACCACCACCCACCGTGGCGCCACCGACCCTATCGGCGCTGATCTGCTCAGACTGCTCAAGGCCCTCAAACTCGGAGCGATGGCCGACACCCTGCCCGAACGCGCCGCCCTGGCCCGCCAACACAAACTCAGCCACATCGGCTTTCTCGAAACACTGCTCGCCGACGAGGTCTCCAGACGCGAATCCCGCTCCGCCGCACTACGAGCGGCCAAAGCCGGGCTCGACCCCACCATGCGGTTCGACACCTGGACCGCACATGAAGACCTGCGCTATGACCGCACCCTGCTCGGCGATCTGACCTCACTGCGGTTCCTCGACGCCGGCCAGTCCGCCATCGTCCTCGGACCCGTTGGTGTTGGCAAAACTCATCTGGCAACAGCATTGGGGCACATGGCTATTCGTCGCCGCCACACCGTCGTGTTCGGCCGCGCCGACAAACTGTTCACCCGGCTACGCGCCGCCCGGCTCGACCACACCGTCGAAGCCGAGATCCGCCGACTGGCCGCCGTCGACGTCCTCATCATCGACGACTTCGCGCTACGACCCCTCGACGCCACCGAAACCAGCGACTTCTACGAAATCGTCGTCGAACGCCACCGCACCAAGACCACCATCGTGACGTCGAACCGCGAGCCCGCCGAATGGCTGACCATGACCGCCGACACCCTGCTCGCCCAATCAGCCATTGACCGGCTGACCTCCGCGGCCCACACCCTGGTCATCGAGGGACCGTCCTACCGACAACGCACCCGACCCCAGCTTGACCCCGGCCCCGACGACGAGCATCCTCAGTAA